The genomic DNA TTTCGTGCATCACAAAGCGCGGGCGGCAAACGGCACTGCCGATCCGTGGCAACACGCCTTCAGCAGCTTGTTTGATCTCTCGACTGAAGCGGTCTGGTGCCTCAATGACAAAATCAAAAAACATACGCCGTCCTCGCGCAGCAAGCTGGGCCTCTTGTCCTTCAAGTTCAGAAATCGCAGCTGCGACCCGTGCCTTGGTTTGTGGGCTGACATGTGCACGATCGTTAATCGCACGGTCGATCGTAGCCGTGCTAAGCCCTGATTGTTGGGCTATTTCTTTCAATGGAAAGCGATGGGTCATTGATGTGTTATTGATGTATTTTGATGATCTAATCAAGGCTGTGTTGCTGCATGTTATCTTCAACAACAGGAGATGAACCATGAAAGATCACACCGAATCCAAAGGTGGATATTTTGATACTGACGCCTGCGACCTAACCGCATTTGAAACGCTGATTGAGCAAACGCTGAATCCTGCATCAGTCCCGCAGGCGAGTGACATCCAAAAGAACACGCCGATTTACGACATGTCGTCGCTTCGGGCATCCCTCAACGACAAGGTGACGCGTCAGCACCTTATGACTGAATGGGCGCATGTGCTGCTGAAAGGTCCAGGCGTTTTGGTCCTACGTGGGGCTTATGCCGACACAGGCGTATTGGACGAAGCAACATCGGTTTATGAGACCATCATCGCCACTGAAAAGCTGGCAAACGGCGGTGGCGGGGACCATTTTGCAGCGTTAGGTTCCAATGACCGTATTTGGAATTCCCTACAAAAACTCTGCGAAGAAGCACCCGATGTGTTTCTGCGGTATTTTGCCAATACATCCATCGCTGCGGTGTGCGAGGCGTGGCTAGGGCCGAATTATCAAATGACTGCGCAGATTAATCTGGTGCACCCTGGTGGTGCTGCGCAACAAGCCCACAGGGATTATCACCTTGGTTTCCAAACAGCTGAGATAAGTGCTGAATACCCCGCACACGTGCATGACCTTTCACC from Octadecabacter antarcticus 307 includes the following:
- a CDS encoding phytanoyl-CoA dioxygenase family protein, whose translation is MKDHTESKGGYFDTDACDLTAFETLIEQTLNPASVPQASDIQKNTPIYDMSSLRASLNDKVTRQHLMTEWAHVLLKGPGVLVLRGAYADTGVLDEATSVYETIIATEKLANGGGGDHFAALGSNDRIWNSLQKLCEEAPDVFLRYFANTSIAAVCEAWLGPNYQMTAQINLVHPGGAAQQAHRDYHLGFQTAEISAEYPAHVHDLSPALTLQGAIAHCDMPIESGPTKLLPFSQFFRAGYAAWRRTDFRASFEEHHIQLPLVKGDALFFNPALFHAAGANTSDGIHRMANLLQVSSAFGRAMETVDRQKMCKLLYPFAVASHNEATLSAAELTASLAATAEGYSFPTNLDRDPPKGGLAPETQHALFARAIAEDMNEQEFAVQLDRLITNQSA